In a single window of the Pseudodesulfovibrio profundus genome:
- the dprA gene encoding DNA-processing protein DprA, protein MNSDKEFFSCLALKHTPGLGPVAFKQLLSIYPSAYDAVKQASTWKAKGVKSNFLAKAVQGCIGEVWREKAELEFKASKRTSMEVLTWNDQYYPDALKNLHDPPLTLYYQGDLTLLSNPGIAVVGARECTSLGLRAARNISAQLAGVGITVVSGLALGIDRQAHLGGLQGIGSSIAVLGCGLDIDYPYDNLDVRKALNAKGLVVTEFGPGEKPRAKNFPVRNRLISALSLGVLVAEAAHQSGSLITARLAAEQGKDVFALPGPLGQPTFTGCHRLIKQGAALVESAEDIVEILRYDFARELADIPDPESDAEDVQGITDSLDNDLETSSCSFQTASSEKQKAIVESVLPGDKRHAETHTKRPTAVERQSIQLNTEELEVMRMLEASDRVHIDEMSRALEWTSAKISKVLLMLEIRGAVRQLPGMWYLAKEG, encoded by the coding sequence ATGAATAGCGATAAAGAGTTCTTTTCCTGCCTGGCGTTAAAGCATACCCCTGGATTGGGGCCTGTGGCGTTCAAGCAGCTTTTGAGTATTTACCCGAGTGCTTATGATGCTGTTAAACAAGCTTCAACCTGGAAGGCCAAAGGGGTAAAAAGTAACTTTCTTGCCAAAGCTGTTCAGGGCTGCATTGGGGAGGTTTGGCGAGAAAAGGCCGAGTTGGAGTTCAAGGCCTCCAAGCGTACTTCGATGGAAGTGCTGACTTGGAATGATCAGTATTATCCTGATGCACTCAAAAACCTGCACGACCCCCCTTTGACACTGTATTATCAAGGTGATTTGACCCTGTTGTCGAACCCCGGAATTGCTGTGGTTGGTGCTCGGGAGTGCACGTCCTTGGGACTCCGGGCCGCTCGCAACATAAGTGCTCAGTTGGCTGGAGTGGGGATTACCGTTGTTTCGGGGCTGGCTTTGGGCATTGATCGCCAGGCACACCTGGGTGGATTGCAGGGGATTGGCAGCAGTATCGCTGTGCTTGGGTGTGGGCTGGACATTGACTACCCATACGACAACCTTGATGTTCGCAAAGCATTGAATGCCAAAGGACTGGTCGTAACAGAGTTCGGGCCGGGCGAGAAGCCTCGGGCCAAGAATTTTCCCGTTAGAAATCGGTTGATCAGTGCCTTGTCTCTCGGTGTATTGGTTGCAGAAGCTGCGCATCAAAGCGGCAGTCTGATTACTGCTCGTTTAGCCGCGGAGCAGGGGAAGGATGTGTTTGCTCTTCCTGGTCCTCTTGGTCAGCCGACGTTCACTGGCTGTCATCGACTGATAAAGCAAGGTGCGGCATTGGTTGAAAGTGCGGAAGATATTGTTGAAATACTTCGCTATGACTTTGCAAGAGAGCTGGCTGATATCCCTGATCCTGAATCGGATGCGGAAGATGTGCAGGGGATAACAGATTCTTTGGATAATGACCTAGAGACTTCCTCCTGCTCTTTTCAGACAGCTTCTAGTGAAAAGCAAAAGGCGATTGTCGAGTCTGTGCTTCCTGGGGATAAGCGACATGCTGAAACGCATACCAAGCGACCGACAGCCGTGGAGCGTCAGTCGATACAGCTGAACACGGAAGAACTGGAAGTCATGCGAATGCTTGAGGCTTCTGACAGGGTTCATATAGATGAAATGAGCAGGGCGCTTGAGTGGACCTCTGCAAAAATCAGCAAGGTTCTGTTAATGCTCGAAATTCGTGGAGCGGTTCGTCAATTGCCGGGGATGTGGTATCTTGCCAAAGAGGGATAA
- a CDS encoding NAD(P)H-dependent flavin oxidoreductase, with the protein MNLPTLSFGELKAKLPIIQGGMGVGISLSGLASAVANEGGVGVIATSMIGMRDPLRAKDPEAADHRGLIEEIRKAREKMTDGLLGVNIMCALTNYGDMVRTSIREGVDVIISGAGLPLDLPGYLREVSEDVKADVKTKLVPIVSSGRAASILCRKWMNKFDYLPDGFVVEGPKAGGHLGFKAEQLDDPKYQLESIVKEVIDAVTPFREKHQKDIPVIAAGGVYTGEDIAKYLEMGASGVQMGTRFVATHECDADEEFKRAYVQAKEEDLTIIKSPVGLPGRALKNSFLDAVSTGLKQPKKCVHKCLHSCAEEKSPYCIAQALVNAYRGKLKHGFAFAGANAYLVDKIVTVKELMNSLKDEYDRRVK; encoded by the coding sequence ATGAATCTACCCACTTTGTCGTTTGGCGAATTGAAGGCCAAACTTCCAATTATTCAAGGCGGTATGGGTGTCGGCATCTCCCTTTCCGGTCTTGCCAGTGCAGTAGCTAACGAAGGTGGAGTCGGCGTAATCGCCACTTCCATGATTGGCATGCGCGACCCGTTAAGGGCTAAAGATCCTGAAGCTGCTGACCATCGCGGTCTGATCGAAGAGATTCGAAAAGCCCGTGAGAAAATGACCGACGGTCTGCTCGGCGTAAACATCATGTGCGCGCTGACCAACTACGGAGACATGGTCCGCACCTCCATTCGTGAAGGTGTTGACGTCATCATCTCCGGCGCTGGACTTCCCCTGGACCTCCCCGGCTATCTTCGCGAGGTATCCGAGGACGTCAAAGCCGATGTAAAAACCAAACTCGTGCCTATTGTTTCATCCGGCCGTGCAGCTTCCATTCTGTGCAGAAAGTGGATGAACAAATTCGACTACCTGCCCGATGGGTTCGTTGTCGAAGGCCCCAAGGCAGGCGGACACCTCGGTTTCAAGGCCGAGCAACTGGATGATCCCAAGTACCAGTTGGAGTCCATTGTCAAAGAAGTCATTGATGCAGTCACTCCCTTCCGGGAAAAGCATCAGAAAGATATCCCCGTCATTGCCGCAGGTGGCGTGTACACCGGCGAAGATATTGCCAAGTACCTTGAGATGGGTGCTTCCGGCGTTCAGATGGGAACTCGATTCGTGGCAACGCATGAATGCGATGCTGACGAGGAATTCAAGCGTGCGTATGTCCAAGCCAAGGAAGAAGACCTGACCATCATCAAAAGTCCGGTCGGCCTTCCTGGAAGAGCATTGAAGAACTCATTTCTCGATGCAGTTTCCACCGGACTCAAGCAGCCCAAGAAGTGCGTTCACAAATGCCTGCATAGTTGTGCGGAGGAGAAATCCCCCTACTGCATCGCTCAGGCTCTCGTAAACGCCTACCGCGGCAAGCTGAAACACGGCTTTGCTTTTGCCGGTGCGAACGCATACCTCGTCGACAAAATCGTGACCGTCAAAGAGCTGATGAACAGCCTCAAAGACGAGTACGACCGCAGAGTCAAATAG
- the ybgF gene encoding tol-pal system protein YbgF, which translates to MAVIIRVSFIVIVVSSPKGFAMHLLLSRALLASKTGRMQDLRLQEPLPNHQRFLAKKPLIAYLSVNVLRWNTGDCCMHYLKFVLLALSCSLLTACGAMKQNAATTTASTEWRIQSLEESFLNMKEEQRRQADANADSLAEIEAKLLALEEMMGANKVATADPEMANGNTESGWVSDLKPEEGAWVEGDKVQADEPVAQSSEEKPWDEVPGPPPVIPEPKVVERTKPKDAPAPTPKKAGPSASYEAALALYNNDDFDKARSSFDSFVKKYPNSDLVPNALYWSGETYYSQKQYPQAILAFKEVTGRYPKHSKAAAALLKIGMSYDRVGDPNNAVFYLRALVEDFPKSNPAALARKELKRLGG; encoded by the coding sequence ATGGCCGTCATCATCAGGGTTTCATTCATAGTCATTGTGGTGTCTTCTCCAAAGGGATTTGCAATGCATTTACTGCTGTCGCGTGCCTTACTTGCCTCAAAAACAGGCAGGATGCAAGATTTACGACTACAGGAACCATTACCAAATCATCAACGATTCCTTGCAAAAAAACCGCTGATCGCCTATCTCTCGGTAAATGTTCTACGATGGAATACGGGAGACTGTTGCATGCATTATCTGAAGTTCGTCCTGCTTGCCCTTTCTTGTTCTTTGCTCACTGCGTGTGGGGCAATGAAGCAAAACGCAGCTACAACGACAGCCAGCACCGAGTGGCGAATACAGAGCCTTGAAGAGAGCTTTCTCAATATGAAGGAAGAGCAACGGCGTCAGGCTGATGCCAACGCGGATTCCCTTGCCGAAATTGAGGCCAAGCTGCTTGCCCTTGAAGAGATGATGGGGGCGAATAAAGTCGCAACTGCAGATCCGGAAATGGCGAATGGCAACACGGAGAGCGGTTGGGTCTCTGATCTCAAGCCGGAAGAGGGTGCCTGGGTTGAGGGGGACAAAGTTCAGGCTGATGAACCTGTTGCTCAAAGCAGCGAGGAAAAACCGTGGGATGAAGTTCCAGGGCCTCCTCCTGTCATCCCCGAACCCAAAGTCGTAGAACGTACCAAGCCCAAAGACGCACCTGCTCCTACTCCCAAAAAAGCAGGTCCAAGTGCATCCTACGAAGCGGCTCTCGCTTTATACAACAACGATGATTTCGATAAGGCGCGTTCCAGCTTTGATTCTTTTGTAAAGAAATACCCGAACAGTGACCTTGTTCCCAATGCGCTGTATTGGTCTGGCGAGACATATTATTCCCAGAAGCAATATCCCCAAGCCATACTTGCTTTCAAGGAAGTAACGGGAAGATACCCCAAGCATTCCAAAGCGGCGGCAGCACTGCTCAAGATTGGAATGTCCTATGATCGCGTTGGCGATCCCAATAACGCCGTGTTTTATCTTCGTGCCTTGGTCGAGGATTTTCCCAAGTCGAACCCGGCAGCTCTGGCCCGCAAGGAACTCAAACGCCTTGGTGGGTAA
- a CDS encoding rhodanese-like domain-containing protein: MKKLIIGALMALLIPTLAHAMGYNYISQDEMRSRLDAKDQMTIVDICPIDQFAKGHLPGSVETNAYPVKTDEERAKIAKVLPEIKSSTEDVVIVCPGGRGGAKRTYDYYVEQGVAESRLFILEKGMNGWPYQTESK, encoded by the coding sequence GTGAAAAAATTGATTATCGGAGCCCTGATGGCTCTCCTGATTCCCACACTGGCCCACGCAATGGGCTACAACTACATTTCTCAAGATGAAATGCGGTCTAGACTTGATGCCAAGGACCAGATGACTATTGTTGACATCTGCCCTATTGACCAGTTTGCCAAAGGGCATCTGCCCGGTTCCGTGGAAACCAACGCCTATCCGGTAAAAACCGACGAAGAGCGCGCAAAGATCGCCAAGGTCTTGCCCGAAATCAAGTCCTCCACAGAAGATGTCGTCATTGTTTGCCCTGGTGGACGTGGTGGCGCAAAGAGAACCTACGACTACTATGTCGAACAAGGTGTAGCAGAAAGCCGCTTGTTCATTCTGGAAAAGGGAATGAATGGCTGGCCTTACCAGACCGAATCCAAGTAA
- a CDS encoding GGDEF domain-containing response regulator, with translation MTQTLEESLFQRKQTAFLLSPDKALAELLQSLWAPDVLEFRVFEYGGTAIEHMFNEPPDLLLVDNRLQDISGKEVANLVKSENVYRQLPVVMCVDPVDVEEPWNWNKVEVDDFLVRPFNPSEVRDRINLTLCRAMRALDANPLSKLPGNTSIIQRIQSLIDDQEDFALAYCDLDYFKSYNDKYGFSRGDEILMMSARLIVNTIRSYPGVMSFVGHVGGDDFVFILPPDKVEDACQRIIKAFDDIVPHFYDPEDRKKGNITSVDREGNTKVFPLMAVSIAVVVNSEGRIKHYGEVSSIAMGLKKKAKENPKSCYVIDQRKE, from the coding sequence ATGACTCAAACTCTGGAAGAATCGCTTTTTCAACGCAAACAGACGGCGTTTTTATTGTCACCGGACAAGGCGCTTGCAGAATTGCTTCAAAGTCTCTGGGCTCCGGATGTTTTGGAATTTCGTGTGTTCGAGTATGGCGGAACAGCCATCGAGCACATGTTCAATGAGCCACCGGATCTGCTGCTCGTAGATAACAGACTGCAGGACATCTCCGGCAAGGAAGTCGCCAATCTCGTTAAAAGTGAGAATGTCTACAGGCAGCTTCCTGTTGTCATGTGTGTCGACCCTGTTGATGTGGAAGAGCCATGGAATTGGAACAAGGTCGAAGTGGATGACTTTCTGGTGCGCCCATTCAATCCTTCTGAGGTGCGCGATCGCATCAACCTGACTCTCTGTCGCGCCATGCGCGCACTCGACGCGAATCCTTTGTCAAAACTCCCCGGGAACACCTCTATTATCCAGAGAATACAGTCTCTCATCGATGATCAGGAAGATTTTGCTCTTGCCTATTGTGATTTGGATTATTTCAAATCCTACAATGACAAATACGGTTTTTCCAGAGGCGATGAAATTCTGATGATGTCGGCACGGTTAATCGTGAACACCATTCGGAGCTACCCGGGGGTGATGAGTTTTGTGGGGCATGTTGGGGGCGATGATTTTGTGTTTATTTTGCCTCCCGACAAAGTCGAAGATGCATGCCAGCGAATAATCAAGGCTTTTGATGATATCGTGCCTCATTTTTACGATCCGGAAGATCGCAAGAAAGGGAATATCACATCCGTTGACAGGGAAGGAAACACCAAGGTCTTTCCTTTGATGGCGGTCTCCATAGCTGTTGTCGTCAATTCCGAAGGTCGTATCAAGCATTATGGCGAAGTCTCATCCATTGCCATGGGACTGAAGAAAAAAGCCAAAGAAAACCCCAAGAGCTGTTATGTCATTGACCAAAGAAAAGAGTAA
- a CDS encoding tyrosine recombinase XerC → MSLTKEKSKSWGDMVQGFLAYLAVEKGYSEATIRSYGTDLEQFEEFLGRSKRSLDKPLRIDRDHVRGYLAAMHGRRLTKSTMGRKLSSLRAYFKYLKKHRVISKDPTAGVRNPKLEKRKAQVLNVDQAVSMMETYIEPDPEGLRDIALAELLYGSGLRISEAIDLDLNDVDSDVIRVVGKGSKERIVPLSDSSIDRIRRYIEQRHALLQGNYAEQALFIGVRSGKRLNRRAANRIVAKLARLAGLPKDVHPHMLRHSFATHMLEAGADLRSVQELLGHENISTTQGYTHLDMQRIMQVYDSAHPRAGVRHNDDERD, encoded by the coding sequence ATGTCATTGACCAAAGAAAAGAGTAAATCTTGGGGCGATATGGTCCAGGGTTTTCTGGCGTATCTTGCTGTGGAAAAAGGCTACTCCGAGGCCACTATCCGTTCATACGGAACAGACCTTGAGCAGTTCGAAGAATTTCTGGGCCGCTCCAAGCGGTCCTTGGACAAGCCGCTCAGGATTGATCGCGACCATGTGCGCGGGTATCTGGCAGCAATGCATGGCAGGCGGCTGACCAAGTCGACAATGGGGCGCAAGCTGTCCAGTCTGCGAGCTTATTTCAAGTATCTGAAAAAACACAGGGTCATATCCAAAGACCCGACCGCTGGAGTGCGCAATCCGAAGCTGGAGAAGCGTAAGGCACAGGTGTTGAATGTCGATCAGGCCGTTTCCATGATGGAAACCTACATAGAGCCGGACCCTGAAGGGTTGCGCGACATCGCATTGGCCGAGTTGCTGTATGGCTCTGGGCTGCGCATCAGTGAAGCGATTGATCTGGATTTGAATGATGTGGACTCTGATGTGATCCGGGTTGTGGGTAAGGGCTCGAAGGAGCGCATCGTTCCTCTCAGTGACAGTTCGATCGATCGAATTCGGCGATACATAGAGCAGCGCCATGCGCTGTTGCAGGGCAATTACGCGGAGCAGGCACTTTTTATTGGAGTCCGAAGTGGCAAGCGATTGAATCGTCGGGCCGCCAATCGTATAGTGGCCAAGCTGGCTCGGTTGGCCGGTCTGCCAAAGGATGTTCACCCACATATGCTGCGGCATAGTTTTGCCACGCATATGCTTGAAGCCGGCGCAGACTTACGCAGTGTTCAGGAGTTATTGGGGCATGAAAATATATCCACGACTCAAGGGTATACGCATCTGGACATGCAGCGCATCATGCAGGTATATGATTCGGCGCATCCACGTGCTGGAGTCAGGCACAACGATGATGAAAGAGACTAA
- a CDS encoding peptidylprolyl isomerase, protein MDNPMVLLETPEGEILIELFPDKAPKTVENFLQYVDSEFYDGTLFHRVIKGFMIQTGGVTFSMEEKETRDPIENEAGNGLKNTEGTVAMGRLPDPHSATSQFFINVADNPDLDHTGEEDENFGYCVFGEVIDGMDVAVKISKSKTKSYQGFDDVPVDPVSVITARRFE, encoded by the coding sequence ATGGATAATCCAATGGTTCTTCTGGAAACACCGGAAGGCGAGATCCTTATTGAGCTGTTCCCTGATAAAGCACCAAAGACTGTAGAAAATTTCCTGCAGTATGTGGATAGTGAATTCTACGATGGGACACTGTTTCATCGCGTGATAAAAGGGTTCATGATTCAGACTGGCGGGGTGACTTTTTCCATGGAAGAAAAGGAAACCCGTGATCCCATTGAGAACGAAGCTGGAAACGGCCTGAAGAACACCGAAGGTACTGTTGCCATGGGCCGGTTGCCTGATCCTCATAGCGCCACCTCTCAGTTCTTTATTAATGTGGCTGACAACCCGGATCTTGATCATACCGGTGAAGAGGACGAGAACTTTGGTTACTGTGTCTTTGGAGAAGTGATTGACGGTATGGATGTGGCTGTGAAAATCAGCAAGAGTAAGACAAAAAGCTATCAGGGCTTTGATGATGTTCCTGTCGATCCTGTTTCGGTCATTACTGCCCGTCGTTTCGAATAG
- a CDS encoding HDOD domain-containing protein, which produces MEQDLKTTIKGEILAVKDLPTLPHVLDEVTTLIENPETSSEAIAKVIATDQVLSAKVLKMVNSPIYGFPGRISSIQHALVLLGFNVIRGIIISTSVFDMMVQAMKGLWEHSLGCATACNIIARRAGFEDPEEYAVAGLLHDLGKVVTAVQLPDVHARIIDTVKAKELTYFEAEKDVLGFGHDRINAWLARHWGLPPNIREAMSRHHSPQLAEFYKPMSCVVHIGDYLVRLFEFGNSGDDQTAYLRPEALMGLNFKMSDLDKVMDEMADQFLEVSDLTF; this is translated from the coding sequence ATGGAACAGGATCTCAAAACAACCATCAAAGGTGAAATCCTTGCGGTTAAGGATTTGCCTACCTTGCCTCATGTCCTCGATGAAGTGACAACTTTGATTGAGAACCCCGAGACATCCAGCGAAGCTATAGCCAAGGTGATTGCCACCGATCAGGTGCTTTCTGCCAAAGTGCTGAAGATGGTCAACTCGCCCATCTACGGGTTCCCCGGTCGCATCAGCTCCATCCAGCATGCTCTTGTTTTGCTCGGGTTCAATGTTATTCGCGGGATCATCATTTCCACTTCGGTATTCGATATGATGGTTCAAGCCATGAAAGGGTTGTGGGAGCATTCCCTCGGCTGTGCAACCGCCTGCAACATCATTGCCCGTCGCGCCGGATTTGAAGACCCGGAAGAGTATGCCGTGGCCGGGTTGCTCCACGACCTTGGAAAAGTTGTCACAGCAGTTCAGTTGCCGGATGTGCATGCTCGGATCATAGATACGGTCAAAGCCAAAGAGCTGACGTATTTTGAGGCGGAAAAGGATGTGCTCGGGTTCGGGCATGATCGCATCAATGCGTGGCTTGCACGGCATTGGGGGTTGCCGCCCAATATTCGCGAGGCCATGAGCCGTCATCACTCCCCACAACTAGCGGAGTTCTACAAACCCATGTCCTGCGTGGTCCATATCGGCGATTATCTGGTTCGTCTTTTCGAGTTTGGGAATTCAGGTGATGATCAGACGGCGTATCTCCGCCCGGAGGCTCTCATGGGGCTGAATTTTAAAATGTCCGACCTCGATAAAGTCATGGACGAGATGGCTGATCAATTCCTTGAGGTGTCTGATCTGACTTTCTAA